A window of the Cucurbita pepo subsp. pepo cultivar mu-cu-16 chromosome LG01, ASM280686v2, whole genome shotgun sequence genome harbors these coding sequences:
- the LOC111793663 gene encoding WAT1-related protein At2g39510-like → MEGYGRLFELAKPYLVVVFVQFGYAGMTILAKSALDKGMSPHVFVVYRHAVATLVIAPFAIIFDRKARTKMTFSILWKIVLMGLLEPVIDQNLYFTGMKLTTATFTAAMCNILPAFSFLMAWACRLEKVSILKRGSQAKILGTIVTVGGAMIMTFIRGPMLNLPWTKGSQPSASSGGSATHQSPLKGSLMIATGCICWSAFITLQAITLKEYPVELSLTALICLVGTIGGSGVALIIERGNPAAWVLHFDSQLLAVVYAGVICTGVTYYIQGVVMQTKGPVFVTAFSPLSMILVAIMSSFILAEIMFLGRVLGAVAIISGLYLVLWGKSKDQASVKLECDKITPCEQQMAGNGEEFVVVNVTKEDTN, encoded by the exons ATGGAGGGTTATGGGAGGCTTTTTGAATTGGCTAAGCCATATTTAGTGGTCGTTTTTGTGCAGTTTGGCTATGCTGGAATGACCATTCTTGCTAAGTCTGCCTTGGACAAAGGCATGAGCCCACATGTCTTTGTGGTTTATCGTCATGCTGTTGCTACTCTTGTCATTGCTCCTTTCGCCATCATCTTTGACAG GAAGGCGAGGACGAAGATGACTTTTTCGATATTATGGAAGATTGTGTTGATGGGTTTATTGGA GCCAGTGATCGATCAAAACTTGTACTTTACTGGTATGAAGCTCACAACAGCAACGTTTACAGCAGCCATGTGCAATATTCTACcagctttttctttcctcatGGCTTGGGCTTGCAG GCTTGAGAAAGTGAGTATTTTGAAAAGGGGAAGCCAAGCGAAGATCCTAGGAACCATAGTGACAGTTGGAGGAGCTATGATTATGACGTTCATAAGAGGGCCAATGTTGAATCTGCCATGGACAAAAGGGAGCCAGCCCTCCGCTTCTTCTGGTGGCTCTGCTACTCACCAGAGCCCACTCAAGGGCTCACTCATGATAGCAACTGGCTGCATTTGCTGGTCAGCTTTCATCACTCTTCAG GCGATTACATTGAAAGAGTACCCGGTCGAGCTGTCGCTTACGGCATTGATATGCTTGGTGGGCACCATTGGAGGGTCTGGGGTGGCTTTGATCATTGAGAGGGGGAACCCTGCTGCTTGGGTTTTGCACTTTGACAGTCAGCTTCTGGCTGTTGTTTATGCT GGAGTAATATGTACAGGGGTGACTTATTACATTCAAGGAGTAGTGATGCAAACAAAAGGGCCTGTTTTTGTGACAGCGTTCAGTCCTTTGAGCATGATTCTTGTTGCAATCATGAGCTCCTTCATCTTGGCTGAGATAATGTTCTTGGGAAG GGTTCTTGGAGCAGTGGCCATTATCAGTGGCTTGTATTTGGTTCTGTGGGGCAAAAGCAAAGATCAAGCTTCTGTTAAATTAGAGTGTGATAAGATAACACCTTGTGAGCAACAAATGGCTGGAAATGGTGAAGAATTTGTGGTGGTTAATGTTACCAAAGAGGACACAAATTGA